One Actinomadura viridis genomic region harbors:
- a CDS encoding cation acetate symporter: MTTAYGLAGVALVVLATLLIGTLGLRFSRTTSDFYVASRTVTPLRNASAIGGEYLSAASFLGIAGLILAYGADMLWLPVGWTGGYLVLLVLVSAPLRRSGAYTLPDFAEARLESMAVRRVTSVLVVLIGWLYLLPQFQSAGLVLRTVAGAPVWAGAVLVTVVVAVNVLAGGMRSITMVQAFQYWLKLTALAVPLVFLLLAWRHDGAPGLSRDAPPRFTERTTVSVTTAVTVDVAEPVRVTAHGRVDGRPYAGTPLDLAPGPHRVGRDTTLTFPAGADVPHATGTPARTDMEWAKPLDGREHSLYATYSLILATFLGTMGLPHVLVRFYTNPDGRAARRTTVIVLSLLGAFYLLPALYGALGRLYTPELLMTGRTDAVVLTLPGRVIGGLGGDLLGALVTGGAVAAFLSTSSGIAVSVAGVLGQDILRGGVRSFRAATLLALAVPLGLSIAARSLAVADVVGLAFAVAASTFCPLLVLGVWWRRLTVAGALAGLVTGGALAGAAVVVTIAAGPPSGLPGALLAQPAAWTVPVAFAVMIVVSWCTPRGVPPGVVRMMVRLHTPESLDVDRGTWRPKRV, translated from the coding sequence TTGACCACCGCGTACGGGCTGGCAGGGGTGGCGCTGGTGGTCCTGGCCACCCTGCTCATCGGCACGCTCGGCCTGCGCTTCTCCCGGACGACCTCCGACTTCTACGTCGCGTCCCGCACCGTCACGCCGCTGCGCAACGCCTCGGCCATCGGCGGCGAGTACCTGTCGGCCGCCTCGTTCCTCGGCATCGCCGGGCTGATCCTGGCCTACGGCGCGGACATGCTGTGGCTCCCGGTCGGATGGACCGGCGGCTACCTGGTCCTGCTCGTGCTGGTCTCGGCACCGCTGCGGCGGTCCGGCGCGTACACCCTGCCCGACTTCGCCGAGGCCCGGCTGGAGTCGATGGCGGTCCGCCGCGTCACCAGCGTCCTGGTGGTGCTGATCGGATGGCTGTACCTGCTGCCGCAGTTCCAGAGCGCCGGGCTGGTGCTCCGCACGGTGGCGGGCGCGCCGGTGTGGGCGGGCGCCGTGCTGGTCACCGTGGTGGTCGCGGTCAACGTGCTCGCCGGCGGCATGCGCAGCATCACCATGGTCCAGGCGTTCCAGTACTGGCTGAAGCTCACCGCGCTGGCCGTACCGCTGGTCTTCCTGCTGCTGGCGTGGCGGCACGACGGGGCGCCCGGGCTGTCCCGCGACGCCCCGCCCCGCTTCACCGAGCGCACCACCGTCTCGGTGACCACCGCCGTCACCGTGGACGTCGCCGAACCCGTCCGGGTCACGGCGCACGGGCGGGTGGACGGCCGGCCGTACGCCGGGACCCCGCTCGACCTGGCGCCCGGGCCGCACCGCGTCGGCCGGGACACCACCCTGACGTTCCCGGCGGGCGCGGACGTCCCGCACGCGACCGGGACGCCCGCGCGCACCGACATGGAATGGGCCAAGCCGCTCGACGGCCGCGAGCACTCCCTGTACGCGACCTACTCGCTGATCCTGGCCACGTTCCTCGGCACGATGGGGCTGCCGCACGTCCTGGTGCGCTTCTACACCAACCCCGACGGGAGGGCCGCCCGCCGGACCACGGTGATCGTGCTGTCCCTGCTCGGCGCGTTCTACCTGCTGCCCGCGCTGTACGGGGCGCTCGGCCGGCTCTACACCCCCGAACTGCTCATGACGGGGCGGACCGACGCGGTCGTGCTCACCCTCCCCGGCCGCGTGATCGGCGGGCTGGGCGGCGACCTGCTGGGTGCGCTGGTCACCGGCGGCGCGGTGGCGGCGTTCCTGTCGACGTCCTCGGGGATCGCGGTGTCGGTCGCCGGGGTCCTCGGCCAGGACATCCTGCGCGGCGGCGTCCGCTCGTTCCGGGCCGCGACCCTGCTGGCGCTGGCGGTGCCGCTGGGCCTGTCGATCGCCGCCCGGTCGCTGGCGGTGGCCGACGTGGTGGGGCTGGCCTTCGCCGTCGCCGCCTCGACGTTCTGCCCGCTGCTGGTGCTGGGCGTGTGGTGGCGGCGGCTGACCGTGGCGGGCGCGCTGGCCGGGCTGGTGACCGGCGGCGCGCTGGCCGGCGCCGCGGTGGTGGTGACGATCGCCGCCGGCCCGCCGTCCGGGCTGCCCGGCGCGCTGCTGGCCCAGCCCGCGGCCTGGACGGTCCCGGTCGCCTTCGCCGTCATGATCGTCGTGTCCTGGTGCACGCCGCGCGGCGTCCCGCCGGGCGTGGTCCGGATGATGGTCCGCCTGCACACGCCCGAGTCCCTGGACGTCGACCGCGGCACCTGGCGTCCCAAACGGGTCTGA
- a CDS encoding DUF485 domain-containing protein — MAVEERATGTVYERFQGSAEFQELRRRFRRFAFPMTAAFLAWYLLYVVLSGWARDFMGTSVVGFINVAMVFGLLQFVSTFLIAWLYARHAERSLDPLADQVRASVEAESGDTK; from the coding sequence GTGGCCGTCGAAGAGAGGGCAACCGGGACCGTCTACGAACGGTTCCAGGGCAGCGCGGAGTTCCAGGAACTACGGCGAAGGTTCCGCCGTTTCGCCTTCCCGATGACCGCCGCCTTCCTCGCCTGGTACCTGCTCTACGTCGTGCTGTCGGGATGGGCGCGCGACTTCATGGGCACCTCGGTGGTGGGCTTCATCAACGTCGCGATGGTGTTCGGGCTGCTGCAGTTCGTGTCCACCTTCCTCATCGCCTGGCTGTACGCGCGGCACGCCGAGCGCAGCCTCGACCCGCTCGCCGACCAGGTGCGCGCCAGCGTCGAGGCCGAGAGCGGAGACACCAAGTGA
- a CDS encoding cation acetate symporter → MSHETLAVVLFLTFVAATLAITVWASRNTKDATDFYAGGRSFSGAQNGMAIGGDYMSAASFLGIAGLIALYGYDGFLYSIGFLVAWLVALLLVAELLRNSGRFTMADVLAFRMSPRPVRTAAGVSTIAVSIFYLLAQMVGAGALVALLFGFTGEFAKAATIVLVGALMIVYVVVGGMKGTTWVQIVKAVLLMGGATLVTILVLAKFGFNLSTLLGDAAQQSGKSGAFLEPGQRYATEEQGLTGKLDLISLGLALVLGTAGLPHILIRFYTVPTSRDARKSVLWGIGIIGVFYLLTLVLGFGAAALVGTKEIAAANPAGNTAAPQLAQRVGELVLGDAGGTILLAIIAAVAFATILAVVAGLTLASSSSFAHDLYAHVFKKGKATERQEVRVARISAFVIGAVSIVLGIYAQRLNVAFLVALAFAVAASGNLPAILFSLFWKRFNTAGAVSAIYGGLGSAVLLVVFSPVVSGSPKALFTGVDFSWFPLENPGIVSIPFGFLCGWLGTMLSRERNPAKYAEIEVRSLTGAGAEGTG, encoded by the coding sequence GTGAGCCACGAGACCCTCGCCGTCGTCCTGTTCCTGACCTTCGTGGCCGCCACCCTGGCGATCACCGTCTGGGCCAGCCGCAACACCAAGGACGCCACCGACTTCTACGCCGGCGGCCGGTCGTTCTCCGGCGCCCAGAACGGCATGGCGATCGGCGGCGACTACATGTCGGCCGCCTCGTTCCTCGGCATCGCCGGGCTCATCGCCCTCTACGGCTACGACGGGTTCCTGTACTCGATCGGGTTCCTGGTCGCCTGGCTGGTCGCGCTGCTGCTGGTCGCCGAGCTCCTGCGCAACTCCGGCCGCTTCACCATGGCCGACGTGCTGGCGTTCCGGATGAGCCCTCGCCCCGTCCGCACCGCCGCGGGCGTCTCCACCATCGCGGTGTCGATCTTCTACCTGCTCGCCCAGATGGTCGGCGCGGGCGCGCTGGTCGCCCTGCTGTTCGGGTTCACCGGCGAGTTCGCCAAGGCCGCCACGATCGTGCTGGTCGGCGCCCTGATGATCGTGTACGTGGTCGTCGGCGGCATGAAGGGCACCACCTGGGTCCAGATCGTCAAGGCCGTCCTCCTCATGGGCGGCGCGACCCTGGTGACCATCCTCGTCCTGGCCAAGTTCGGCTTCAACCTCTCCACCCTCCTGGGCGACGCGGCCCAGCAGAGCGGCAAGTCCGGCGCGTTCCTGGAGCCCGGCCAGCGCTACGCCACCGAGGAGCAGGGCCTCACCGGCAAGCTCGACCTGATCAGCCTCGGCCTGGCGCTGGTGCTGGGCACGGCCGGCCTGCCCCACATCCTCATCCGCTTCTACACCGTCCCCACCTCCCGGGACGCCCGCAAGTCGGTGCTCTGGGGCATCGGCATCATCGGCGTCTTCTACCTGCTCACCCTGGTGCTGGGCTTCGGCGCCGCCGCCCTGGTGGGCACCAAGGAGATCGCCGCGGCCAACCCGGCGGGCAACACCGCCGCGCCCCAGCTCGCCCAGCGCGTCGGCGAGCTGGTCCTGGGCGACGCGGGCGGCACCATCCTCCTCGCGATCATCGCCGCGGTCGCGTTCGCCACCATCCTGGCCGTGGTCGCCGGCCTCACCCTGGCCTCCTCGTCCTCCTTCGCCCACGACCTGTACGCCCACGTGTTCAAGAAGGGCAAGGCCACCGAGCGCCAAGAGGTCCGGGTCGCCCGCATCTCCGCGTTCGTCATCGGCGCCGTCTCGATCGTCCTGGGCATCTACGCCCAGCGCCTGAACGTCGCCTTCCTGGTCGCCCTGGCGTTCGCCGTCGCCGCCTCCGGGAACCTGCCCGCGATCCTCTTCAGCCTCTTCTGGAAGAGGTTCAACACCGCGGGGGCCGTCTCGGCCATCTACGGCGGCCTCGGCTCGGCGGTCCTGCTGGTCGTCTTCTCGCCGGTCGTCTCCGGCTCGCCCAAGGCCCTGTTCACCGGCGTGGACTTCAGCTGGTTCCCGCTGGAGAACCCGGGCATCGTCTCCATCCCGTTCGGCTTCCTGTGCGGCTGGCTCGGCACGATGCTGAGCAGGGAGCGCAACCCGGCCAAGTACGCCGAGATCGAGGTCCGCTCCCTGACCGGGGCGGGCGCCGAGGGCACCGGCTGA
- a CDS encoding SDR family NAD(P)-dependent oxidoreductase has product MRDEDVRTCLRVLDELASAPDGDPDRERVRKAVSAFVKRTRVRDRALERRRRAAADAALLAATATGSRDRVEGAPLAAPDEPDEPDEPEEPEESPVPVRLGSLRACYVCKARFSELDEHYHRLCPPCAREHREHRHARADLTGRRAIVTGGRVKAGFELVLKLLRDGAEVTALTRFPADARRRFAQVPDRGSWQDRLTVTGLDLRDVPALVRWCDERVASGEPLDILVNLAAQTLRHPPGSYAALLEAEGRAAPALAAPAAPLALPADLEIPAGPGAVDVAGMLPDPSPVNSWTRLVHEVDPVELLEVQLINVTAPFLLLGRLRPLLERSPFPRRYVVNVSAAEGRFDRPHKGPEHPHTNMAKAALNMLTHTSASELAGRGVYLTSVDPGWFTDQHPEPDRDRRTAAGFRPPLDVVDAAARVYDPIVRGERDGAPPYGCLIKDYRIATW; this is encoded by the coding sequence ATGCGCGACGAGGATGTGCGGACCTGCCTGCGGGTGCTGGACGAGCTGGCCTCCGCGCCGGACGGCGACCCGGACCGGGAGCGGGTCCGGAAGGCGGTCAGCGCGTTCGTGAAAAGGACCCGGGTCCGTGACCGGGCGCTGGAGCGGCGGCGGCGCGCGGCGGCCGACGCGGCCCTGCTGGCCGCGACCGCGACCGGTTCCCGTGACCGCGTGGAGGGCGCGCCGCTGGCCGCGCCCGACGAGCCGGACGAGCCGGACGAGCCGGAGGAGCCGGAGGAGTCTCCGGTCCCGGTACGGCTCGGCAGCCTGCGCGCCTGCTACGTCTGCAAGGCCCGTTTCAGCGAGCTCGACGAGCACTACCACCGGCTCTGCCCGCCCTGCGCGCGGGAGCACCGCGAGCACCGCCACGCGCGCGCCGACCTGACCGGCCGGCGCGCGATCGTCACCGGCGGGCGGGTGAAGGCCGGGTTCGAGCTGGTGCTGAAACTGCTGCGGGACGGCGCCGAGGTGACCGCGCTGACCCGCTTCCCGGCGGACGCGCGGCGCCGGTTCGCCCAGGTCCCCGACCGCGGCTCCTGGCAGGACCGGCTCACCGTCACCGGGCTGGACCTGCGCGACGTCCCGGCCCTGGTGCGCTGGTGCGACGAGCGGGTCGCGTCCGGGGAGCCGCTGGACATCCTGGTGAACCTCGCCGCCCAGACACTACGCCACCCGCCCGGGTCGTACGCGGCGCTGCTGGAGGCCGAGGGGAGGGCCGCCCCCGCCCTGGCGGCGCCCGCGGCGCCCCTGGCGCTGCCCGCGGACCTGGAGATCCCCGCCGGGCCGGGGGCCGTGGACGTGGCGGGGATGCTGCCCGACCCCTCCCCGGTCAACTCCTGGACCCGGCTGGTGCACGAGGTCGACCCGGTGGAGCTGCTGGAGGTCCAGCTGATCAACGTGACCGCGCCGTTCCTGCTGCTGGGCCGGCTGCGCCCGCTGCTGGAGCGCTCCCCGTTCCCCCGCCGGTACGTCGTGAACGTCTCCGCCGCCGAGGGGCGGTTCGACCGGCCCCACAAGGGCCCCGAGCACCCGCACACCAACATGGCCAAGGCCGCGCTCAACATGCTCACCCACACCAGCGCGTCCGAGCTGGCCGGCCGCGGTGTCTACCTGACCAGCGTCGACCCGGGCTGGTTCACCGACCAGCACCCCGAACCCGACCGGGACCGCCGGACCGCCGCCGGGTTCCGGCCGCCCCTGGACGTGGTGGACGCCGCGGCCCGCGTCTACGACCCGATCGTCCGCGGCGAGCGCGACGGCGCCCCGCCGTACGGCTGCCTGATCAAGGACTACCGGATCGCTACCTGGTGA